From a region of the Streptomyces venezuelae genome:
- a CDS encoding DUF2064 domain-containing protein, whose amino-acid sequence MSTLLVIAKAPVAGRVKTRLTPHFTPEQAAALACAALQDTLAAVRDTPARRRVLVLDGAPGPWLPDGIEVVPQGAGGLDARLAAAFAQAAGPALLIGMDTPQVTADLLARGLDFGETDAWFGPADDGGFWALGLAEPDPALLLGVPMSLPTTGELQRGRLTGSGLAVRDLPELCDVDTPADAARVAAAVPGTRFAALHRGLHTVTR is encoded by the coding sequence GTGAGCACGCTCCTCGTCATCGCCAAGGCCCCCGTCGCCGGCCGGGTCAAGACCCGCCTCACCCCGCACTTCACCCCCGAGCAGGCCGCCGCGCTGGCGTGCGCCGCACTTCAGGACACCCTGGCCGCCGTACGCGACACCCCGGCCCGCCGGCGCGTGCTCGTACTCGACGGAGCGCCCGGGCCCTGGCTCCCCGACGGCATCGAGGTCGTACCGCAGGGCGCGGGCGGGCTCGACGCCCGGCTGGCCGCGGCCTTCGCCCAGGCCGCCGGACCGGCCCTGCTCATCGGCATGGACACGCCGCAGGTCACTGCGGACCTCCTCGCCCGCGGGCTCGACTTCGGCGAGACGGACGCCTGGTTCGGCCCGGCCGACGACGGCGGGTTCTGGGCGCTCGGCCTCGCCGAGCCCGACCCGGCCCTGCTCCTCGGCGTGCCGATGTCCCTGCCGACCACGGGCGAGCTGCAGCGCGGCCGGCTGACCGGCTCCGGGCTCGCGGTACGGGACCTGCCCGAGCTGTGCGACGTGGACACCCCGGCCGACGCGGCACGGGTCGCCGCCGCCGTGCCCGGTACCCGCTTCGCCGCCCTCCACCGCGGCCTCCACACGGTGACACGATGA
- a CDS encoding molybdopterin-dependent oxidoreductase, which produces MRFTPPPGPPITFRARLHDARTATVIGRLLGLAVVVCFATGVLSHFLQQPPVWLADRLPSRPSWGYRLTQGLHVASGTAAIPLLLAKLWTVYPRLFAWPPVRSVLHALERLSVAVLVAAAIFQLFTGLLNTFQWYPWPFSFVPVHYAVAWLLLGALLLHVAVQWPRIRDHFTRRSPGTLALPEADGPDRRQLLAAVAAGVGAVTLTTVGQSVTALGPLELFAPRSPAHGPQGLPVNRTAAAARVTEASLDGWRLTLAGPRPSTLTLEELRALPQHEVTLPIACVEGWSKSARWTGVRVRDLLERAGGGPDARCRVVSLEVAGAYRVMEMGRLYAQDPLTLLALRLNGEVLSLDHGYPARIIAPNRPGVLQTKWVGRLEVA; this is translated from the coding sequence ATGCGCTTCACTCCGCCCCCGGGCCCGCCGATCACCTTCAGGGCGCGGCTGCACGACGCCCGTACCGCGACGGTGATCGGCCGCCTGCTCGGGCTCGCCGTCGTCGTCTGTTTCGCCACCGGTGTGCTCAGCCACTTCCTCCAGCAGCCGCCGGTCTGGCTCGCCGACCGATTGCCGAGCCGTCCGTCCTGGGGCTACCGGCTCACCCAGGGCCTGCACGTGGCCTCGGGCACCGCCGCGATCCCGCTGCTGCTGGCCAAGCTGTGGACGGTCTACCCGCGGCTGTTCGCGTGGCCGCCGGTGCGGTCCGTGCTGCACGCGCTGGAGCGCCTCTCGGTGGCCGTACTCGTCGCCGCCGCGATCTTCCAGCTGTTCACCGGTCTGCTGAACACCTTCCAGTGGTACCCCTGGCCGTTCTCGTTCGTACCCGTGCACTACGCCGTCGCCTGGCTGCTGCTGGGAGCACTGCTGCTGCACGTCGCCGTGCAATGGCCGCGGATCCGGGACCACTTCACCCGCCGCTCCCCCGGCACCCTGGCCCTGCCCGAGGCCGACGGGCCGGACCGCCGGCAGCTGCTGGCGGCCGTCGCGGCGGGGGTGGGCGCGGTCACGCTGACCACGGTCGGGCAGTCGGTCACCGCGCTCGGGCCGCTGGAGCTGTTCGCGCCGCGCAGCCCGGCCCACGGGCCGCAGGGGCTGCCGGTGAACCGTACGGCCGCCGCGGCACGCGTCACCGAGGCCTCGCTGGACGGCTGGCGGCTGACCCTGGCCGGGCCGCGCCCGTCCACCCTCACGCTGGAGGAGCTGCGCGCCCTGCCGCAGCACGAGGTGACCCTGCCCATCGCCTGTGTGGAGGGCTGGAGCAAGTCCGCCCGGTGGACGGGGGTCCGGGTACGGGACCTGCTGGAGCGGGCCGGCGGGGGACCCGACGCCCGCTGCCGGGTGGTGTCGCTGGAGGTGGCGGGCGCGTACCGGGTGATGGAGATGGGCCGTCTGTACGCGCAGGACCCGCTCACTCTGCTGGCCCTGCGCCTGAACGGTGAGGTGCTGTCCCTGGACCACGGCTATCCGGCGCGGATCATCGCCCCGAACCGGCCGGGCGTGCTCCAGACCAAGTGGGTCGGCCGGCTGGAGGTGGCGTGA
- a CDS encoding class I SAM-dependent methyltransferase, with protein MTAQLAEPALAWRADPYADALRAGQGPLYLRRADGWLLPLDVERWCAEPDEADEGVLARCAGPVLDIGCGPGRLVATLAARGHRALGVDVTPEAVARTTRAGGSALCRSVFDPLPGEGRWGTVLLIDGNIGIGGDPAALLGRAAQLAALDGSLLVEVTAADVDERVEVHVDDGRGGQGAPFWWARLGARALYGRAADAGWTRSVTWQAAGRSFVHLRR; from the coding sequence ATGACCGCCCAGCTCGCCGAACCCGCCCTCGCCTGGCGGGCCGACCCCTACGCCGACGCGCTGCGCGCCGGCCAGGGCCCCCTCTACCTGCGGCGCGCGGACGGCTGGCTGCTGCCCCTGGACGTGGAGCGGTGGTGCGCCGAACCGGACGAGGCGGACGAGGGCGTCCTCGCCCGCTGCGCGGGGCCCGTCCTGGACATCGGCTGCGGCCCCGGACGCCTCGTCGCCACCCTGGCCGCACGCGGGCACCGGGCGCTGGGCGTGGACGTCACCCCCGAGGCCGTGGCCCGTACGACGCGGGCCGGCGGCAGCGCCCTGTGCCGGTCGGTCTTCGACCCGCTGCCCGGCGAGGGACGCTGGGGCACGGTCCTGCTCATCGACGGCAACATCGGCATCGGTGGCGATCCGGCCGCCCTGCTCGGCCGCGCCGCCCAGCTCGCCGCACTTGACGGCTCCCTGCTGGTCGAGGTGACCGCCGCCGACGTGGACGAACGCGTGGAGGTACACGTCGACGACGGCCGCGGCGGCCAAGGGGCGCCCTTCTGGTGGGCCCGGCTCGGCGCCCGCGCCCTGTACGGCCGGGCCGCCGACGCGGGCTGGACCCGGTCCGTCACCTGGCAGGCTGCCGGCCGCAGCTTCGTACACCTGCGACGCTGA